The Arachis ipaensis cultivar K30076 chromosome B03, Araip1.1, whole genome shotgun sequence region AGGCGTTTatactactaactcatttgtgcaggtctTGCAGGAAGCGACTCTGGACGAGGAGATTCTGAGTTACAGGTTCACAAAAGAAATTTGGAGAGGTTTAGTTCCGCCTAGAATTGAGTTGTTCACTTGGTTTGCTCTGATTGGCCGGGTAAACACAAATGACCGGCTTAGTAGGTTAGAAATTCTGGAACCAAATGAGAATATATGCGTGTTGTGTAAAAAAAGCAGTTGAAAGTGTTCATCACCTATTGGTTGCTTGTGATTtttcttggcaggtgtggtgtgtaTTGATCACGGAATTTGGTCAGGTATGGACAGCTCCCGGCACCTTGAAAGATCACTTTGAGAGTTGGAGATCAATTCCTATGAGAAAGGAGGTACGCAAGTACTGGGTAGTTGGTTTCTtttcaattatataaaatatttggcTACGGAGGAATGATGTAATCTTCCAGAACAAAACAGCAGGAGTTGTAGAGTGTGCGACACAATCAGTGCTTTGTGCTACGGAATGGTGTGAAAATTAGCTCATGATATTGATGGCTATGCTGGAGATGACATAAGAGCTGATTAATCGTTTATTTTATCTAAGTCTATGTACGCTCCACCTTGAGTGTTGagctctttctttcaaaaaaaaaaaaaacttcaaatttaaaatagattaactattgaaaaaaattgtgaattataTCATTGCTGATAATACACCGGAGATATCTTAAAAACCTAAACGAAAATTTGAGAAACTGTAAGAAGTGTAAAGACTAAAGAATATCTTNNNNNNNNNNNNNNNNNNNNNNNNNNNNNNNNNNNNNNNNNNNNNNNNNNNNNNNNNNNNNNNNNNNNNNNNNNNNNNNNNNNNNNNNNNNNNNNNNNNNNNNNNNNNNNNNNNNNNNNNNNNNNNNNNNNNNNNNNNNNNNNNNNNNNNNNNNNNNNNNNNNNNNNNNNNNNNNNNNNNNNNNNNNNNNNNNNNNNNNNNNNNNNNNNNNNNNNNNNNNNNNNNNNNNNNNNNNNNNNNNNNNNNNNNNNNNNNNNNNNNNNNNNNNNNNNNNNNNNNNNNNNNNNNNNNNNNNNNNNNNNNNNNNNNNNNNNNNNNNTAAGTTTTTGCGGGAGAGAGAATGAAAGCTTACCCAAAAAAAAGGAGGGATGACCGAAACATGAAGTTTGGTCCTAGACCTATTGAGGATTGAGTTgtataataaattacaaaatggTCCAAATTAATTTCCCCTCCCAATTCATTTCCCGCTCTACAAAACCCtaacccctctctcttctctctcaactCAGAAACATGGGGCAGAAGCAGCAGCATAATACAGATCCCAACATCGAACCCAAGAAGCGACGCCGCGTTGGGTTCTCCACCGAAGACGACGGTGTTGAAGCCAAACATTGCATCAGAATCTTCCTAGGTACTCACTGCTTTTTGATTTGGCCGTCTCCACTTTCTGACGCGAAACGGTTTTACCTTTTGAAAAATGGGAATGTTTAAAGAGATTAGTTCTGGGTCTAGTTTAGTAGCTTCTCACTTTTTCAGAGTGAGTTTGGTGTTTTTAACATTATAGGTTTCCAGGGATATGTTATATTGTTTATTTGTTCAAGTTGGACATTTTAATGTATATAAGAAGCTGACTATGAAATTAAGCATTATTTGTGGGTTCGATGGAGGCATGGAGCCTTTGTTGGTGTAGTTTCTGCACTTATTTATCTGGGTTTTGTTATTCAATTGATTTGTTTTATATATCTTTGCAAATATGAAATGTTTGGTTGTTTGGGTTTGTTACACGGTCTTGCATTTATTTGGTTTATTATTTCTTCCCGTTTTCAGTCTTCATATGATTGAATTCTATGAATTGATGTGCAGTGTCAAAAAAAGAGGAATTCCTGGCTCCAGAGAGTTCGGCCATTGAGCCTGTGGATTTGAATGCCTTTTTTGGTGATGATGGAAAAATATATGGATACGAGGGGTTAAAGGTCAGATATGTTTGTTGTAAAACGTTCTTATAATCTTTTCTGAACATTTCATCATGGTATATGATGTTATCGTTCTATAATTATTTATGCAGATTAATATCTGGGTTAGTAGCATATCGTTTCGGGCATATGCTGATATTACCTTCCAAAGTTCATCTGATGTAAGTGCTGAATTCATAGACTCTTGAGGGAAAATGGATGGTACCTCGTCGGTGGTTTAAAATTTACAATTTTTCTGTTGTTTGTATTCCTGTGAATTGTTTTTGACACTTTCTGTAAATTTACCATTCAATGTTTCAACTTTCAAGAGAGGCAAGGGGATCACAGACCTTAAAGTTGCTCTTCAGGTTGGCATCAATATCCATTGTGAGACCGTTATTTGTGTACCTTTTACCTGTTATAGTGtggcttattttttttttttcacagaaTATTTTTGCTGAGACTCTTGTTGAGAGCAAAGATGAATTCATTCAAACTTTTATCACAGATAAGGATTTTATCAGGTAATATATGTTCATTACTTTGTTTGTGCTCTAAAATATCACATTTTCTCTCTGAAGCCTTTCCATGTTTTAATATATTAATTGAAAAATGGATTTTAAAACTGTATTACTGGGGATgatattgctaaattttattggTTTGCAGAACAACTATCTCAAGTGGCGAGGTTTTGCAGCAGAAAGTTTTTAATGGGCAGATCAGTGATTCTAATACGGATGCAGATTCAGCGACATCTAAAGTTGAGGTTGTAATTTAAATTTAGGTTTAATATATTGTCAATGCTGATGGCAGAAGCTTAGTTGCTTAGTCATGCACATGCATATTTAGGGTAATATTTTGAAACTGTGTGTTGTTTGATATATATCTCCTGAAGTAGGTTGTTCGTATGGTGGTAGGCAGCATGGCTACTGGGCACCTTTACAGTCGTCTAATACCTCTTGTGCTTCTTCTTGTCGATGGTAATTTTCACCCATTAGTATATCATAGTATTGCTTGTCTATAGGGGATATTCATCTTTCATATAAATGTTTTTAACAAGTTCTGTTTATTTATCATATAGGTAGCAGTCCAATTGATGTTGCGGATCCACACTGGGAATTGTATCTTGTAACCCGGAATGAAACTGATCAACAGGGAGAGATTCAATGTAGGTTGATTGGTTTTGCTGCTATCTATCGATTTTACCACTATCCTGGTGGTACTCGATTGCGACTTAGCCAGGTTTGTTGTGTTCTTGAAATTCACTAATAGCTGTTGGACCCTCAACCAATTTCAACATGCTTTTTCATAATATGCTGAAACACTTCTTTCTGGTACTGTTTATATGATATCCGCTGTTGATGGCATGGCAGATACTTGTATTGCCTCATTACCAGCACAAAGGCTATGGCCGATATATTCTTGAAGTGCTAAATGATGTTGCCGTATCTGAAAATGTCTTTGACATCACAATAGAAGAGCCATTAGATAACCTTCAACACATCCGCACATGTTTGGATATACCACGCCTGCTTTGTTGTGAACCAATCCAGCAGTCAGTCAAGGCTGCTGTTTCACTGCTAAAGCAAGGAAGACTATCAAAGAAGACTAATCGTCCACGACTAATGCCACCTCCCAGTGCCATTGAGTATGCCAGGAAAACTCTGAAAATTAACAGGAAGCAGTTTCTCCAATGTTGGGAGGTTTTGCTCTACCTTGGCCTTAATCCTGTTGAAAAGCACATGGATAACTTTTTGAGCGTTATCTGC contains the following coding sequences:
- the LOC107631302 gene encoding histone acetyltransferase type B catalytic subunit, which translates into the protein MGQKQQHNTDPNIEPKKRRRVGFSTEDDGVEAKHCIRIFLVSKKEEFLAPESSAIEPVDLNAFFGDDGKIYGYEGLKINIWVSSISFRAYADITFQSSSDRGKGITDLKVALQNIFAETLVESKDEFIQTFITDKDFIRTTISSGEVLQQKVFNGQISDSNTDADSATSKVEVVRMVVGSMATGHLYSRLIPLVLLLVDGSSPIDVADPHWELYLVTRNETDQQGEIQCRLIGFAAIYRFYHYPGGTRLRLSQILVLPHYQHKGYGRYILEVLNDVAVSENVFDITIEEPLDNLQHIRTCLDIPRLLCCEPIQQSVKAAVSLLKQGRLSKKTNRPRLMPPPSAIEYARKTLKINRKQFLQCWEVLLYLGLNPVEKHMDNFLSVICNRVKYDILGKDSGTSGKQLIDVPTEFSEEMSFVMFKSGVNEDNAVQVDDSQPNQEEQLQKLVQERVKEIQSIAEKVSLHRKSADVAVN